The genomic region AGGTCTTGCTCGAGACGGTTAGAGATCAGCGCCAGTGCATAGGTCTTGCGAAGACTGGTTTCCTCGAGGCGCCGTTGCTTATCCGCCCAGTTATTCGTACGTCCCCAGTATTCGTGAATGCGTTCTGCGGGAATCAGATTGCTCAAGGGATCCTGGTAGTACGGGTCAAACGTAGGGATGAATTTTGAGAGACGGGGATGATAGCTAGCGACCACACCCGTTAAGGTGTAGTGGTGTGGCTGCGGAACCGCCACGTGGCTCTCCACGGCGTCCGCGACCAGGGTTATTGGCGACCTCCGGGTGGCGTCCTCGGGATGCGCTAATAGTTCGGGTGAAGGGAAGAGCCAAGCCAGGTCACGTAAATTAGGGTTGGCTACGATTGCAGGCAGGTGGCGACCCACCATGCGGATCAGTTGGCGCAGTTGGGCCTCGTCCCAGAGGTAGATCTGGTAAGAGCTACCCTGCTCGAGGCCGGTGCGGTCTGAAGCAGCTCTTTTATTGTCCAAGGCCCGCACCTCGTCCATGATTGCCTTTAATTGCTCGAGGAAGCGTAGGAACTCCCGGCGCTCGCTGTCCACCGAGCGCTGATCCACCACGTACACCAGGCGGTGCGAGGCGTTCCCCCAATACCGCCTGTCCCGCTGAGTCTTTTTCTTCTTCTCCCGGTTAGGTTTGTAGTCGGGCTCCATCCACCGAGCTCGCAATGACATGACCGCTGTGATTGCGCTGCTGGGGTCGAAGTCTAGATTGACCCAGATTTTTAGGTCGGCCCATCGGGGCATCACTGCCGAGGTGCCGCTATTGGGGATGGTGGTGGCGGCCCTGTTCACCAGGGCCTGAGCGCGGGCGGTGATCACCGCGCCCCGGGCCTTCAGACCTTGGTTCGAGCTTTGGCTGAAGGCGGGGTCTGTGGGGGATAAGGCAGCCAGCGCAGCTACCGTCTTCACCTGCCTCCGCAGTACCGCTGCGCTGCCCTTCGTGAGCCCCGGCACTCGGCTTAGATGATCATCCTGCTCCGCCACCTGCCAGCAGTGCTGCGGGTGCTCGGTGGGTTGGCCCTTACTGTCCTTCCACGGGTAGCCCAGGAACTCGCAGCCCAGGCAGCGGTAGTCGACATGCCATTGCAAGTCCTGCCAGGGGGTTTGGAGGACACGGGGCAGGTCTCGAGTGAGCAGGCGACGCAACCTGGGGATGAATACACTGTACTCGGCAGTCTCGAGATCCTCCTCGAGCGCCGTCGCTAGGTCAGCATCAGTTATCAAAGCCCCGGCCAGCCGCTCCTTCGCTTTTTGGGCGAGCTTGGAGGCATCGTGGCTTCCGGGCCAAACCGCACCTGCCGCCACCACCACGAACCGGTCGTCGTAGCCCCGCTCTTTGAGCCAGGCAGCCAGGATCAGCGAGTAGTGCACTACCTCGGCGAAGTAGTTGGCCCCTGGCTCTGCAGTGAGCTTAAGGTCAATGACCCGCAGGCGGAGGCGCTCGTCGGTTGGGGGCAGGTCGGTCAGGTTGCCCTGCTCGTCCACAGCCTGCCACACCTTGCCTGATGGGGGGACGAATCTCGGCGGCAGCACCTGTAACAGGTCGGGGATTACCCTACCGTCGGAGATTAGCGGGTCCCTGAACTCGTCAGTAAGCCCGTCCAGATTGTATGCGGCCCGGAAGGCCGCAGGGACTCCATATTCCGCCTCGACCACGAAGTTAAAGGGCTGGAGCTTATCCATGACCGATTCCAGCAACGTGGGTTCGGGCCGCAGTTTGCCGGGTTTAGGCGAGTTGACGAAGACCTTCCCTGCACCGAACAGGTTCTGCACCTCCGACACCTTAAGATCCTGCCAGGTGTCGCCTGCCATCGAGAGGTAGGTGAGGCCTGCCCTGGCCGTCTGTCTAGGGGGGAGGCTGTGTTTTTTCAGATCGGCATCGCCGTACATAGACAGCCTGAACCGGCGCTCGCAGTCGGTCTTAAGGTATAGAGATATACTCTTCTTTTTCAGCTCGGGCATAGTTTTTCTCCAAGTGATCATAAGAATATCAAGCCTAACAGCGCATTGAATGCCAAAAGAACCAGTCTGGCAAAACTGCCACACTGACTCTCAATCCGGTGCAAGAGTGGCTATCAGGTCGTGGAACCAACGCTTTCGTGAGCTGGAGCGCTGTAATCCACCAGGTCTAATCCAATGGCGCGGAAGCCCAATTTCCTCGCTACCTTCAACGTGGTTCCGCTCCCGGCAAAGGGGTCAAGAATTGTGGCGGGGATGGGTTCGGCGGGGCAGCCGCAAGTCTCCCAACCAGTCTGGGCCTTCATCGGAAAAGTGAACTCGCGGAAATAACCTCCCAGCACCGCTTTTGCTTCGTTTGCCAGGCGCAACACCTCTCGGGCATTTTTTTCATCTCCTTGAATTTTCCTGGCTTTCCCGGCATCCCCTAAGCCCACGGCCCGGATCGCGGCGAGGTGCTCGGTGGTGAGGTTTGATTCCTCGAAGAGTTGCATGGCCCGGATGGCTTGAGGCCTATCTGGATTTAAACGCGCTGTGCGTTCCACTATGGGCAGGTGCGGCTTGCCGCATTGAGGGCAGACCCTTTCAGGGGCGGCAAATGTGAGCACACGTTCTACTAACTCATCTGGGAACGGAGCTAAATGCGGATCCTTCGAACGCTCTGCACGGAGCTTCCAGACGTTGCCCGGGTTAAATCCATTGCCGAACTTCGCAGCATAACCGTACAGGTTGGTATAGATTTCCCGCTTCCTTGAAAGGTGGTAAATAAACTCGTATCGGTTAGCCAACCGATACGGCTTTGACTCGGGAATACCATACGGCTTTACCCAAACGATCCGGTGCTGGATCAGCCAGCCGTGATCCTGCGCGGCCAGCATGAACCGCTCGGGTATCCCAGCCAGGTCGCGGTTAACATACGTGTCTGCGATGTTTACAAAAGCCGATCCATGCGGCTTGAGTACCCGTTCCCACTGCTTGAGGCAGGCCATAAGGCTGCGTATATAGCCTTTTGGGGTTGCCTCCTGGCCTATTTGTTTGGGATGTAGATAGTCGATTTTTTTCCAGTAAGGGGGCGAGGTGATGATCAGATCAATGCTGTTTTCCTCGAGCGCAGAGAGGTCTCGAGCATCTCCAAGCAAGAATGTCGTTTCGCTTTGCCTGAGTGGGTTAAGCGTAGGGGTTGTTTTTCTCAAGCCTGCTCCCATCGAATCAGAGTTTATCTCTATCCCGTCCTCTCGTCGAGAGGGGCGGCGGCAGAGCAAAAACTCAAATGGCTCGGATGAGGGCTTCAGGGCTTCGAGCGGTATTTACTGAGGGCTTGTGCGAACTCTTGCCCCCACCCTCCCTCTTCTCTCGACAAACGGGGGCAAGGGGACGATCCCCTATCGGGGCGGGCAGAGACCATGCACCCGGGGGACGATCCCCTGGCGGGACCGGCTACGCCGGTACACCCGGATGGACCGCACTGCCCGGTAGTTTTCCTCGGAGGAAGGAAGTGTTGGGAATGTTGGGAATTGGATTTGACAAAAGACAAAAATTCCCAACACAAGGAGTACTGTCCAGGACTCGGTTTTCATGGCCTTGTTGGGAATGTTGGGAGTGTTGGGAGTTTTAGCAAGGGGGGCGTCAAAATTTTCGAGCATCGGGATGATATTCCAAGTATCGGTAACATATTCCTATGCACTGGAACGCGATTGCTCTTTCGGTCATCGCAGCCCTGGCGCTGCCGGTGGTAGGTCTCATCACGGGGCGGGTAGTGGGAGACTTCTTCCTCCGTGGGGATTTGATCGGGGCCACCGGCGCGGCTTTCGGGGTGCTGGTCTACGCCCTGGCCCTGGCCTCCTCCTACTCGCACCTACGGCACTACTACAAGGGCTACGAGGCCCAGGGGGTGCGGGCCTCGTGGGCGCTGGCGCTGG from Meiothermus sp. harbors:
- a CDS encoding site-specific DNA-methyltransferase; protein product: MGAGLRKTTPTLNPLRQSETTFLLGDARDLSALEENSIDLIITSPPYWKKIDYLHPKQIGQEATPKGYIRSLMACLKQWERVLKPHGSAFVNIADTYVNRDLAGIPERFMLAAQDHGWLIQHRIVWVKPYGIPESKPYRLANRYEFIYHLSRKREIYTNLYGYAAKFGNGFNPGNVWKLRAERSKDPHLAPFPDELVERVLTFAAPERVCPQCGKPHLPIVERTARLNPDRPQAIRAMQLFEESNLTTEHLAAIRAVGLGDAGKARKIQGDEKNAREVLRLANEAKAVLGGYFREFTFPMKAQTGWETCGCPAEPIPATILDPFAGSGTTLKVARKLGFRAIGLDLVDYSAPAHESVGSTT